GCGTGACGCGCGGATCTCCCTTGGTGACGGCCTGCTTCGCGCTCGGGTCGGACCGGTCCGCATACATCGAGCGGAACTTGTAGACCTCGATCACCTCGTTATTGAAGCCGTGTCGCTTCTGCTTGAAAAGCACCGGCCCCTTGGAGTCGAGCTTGATGGCGATTGCGGTTGCCAGCATGATCGGAGACAGGACGATGATGCCCAGCAGGCTGAAGACAATATCGAACGCGCGCTTGGCGACCGAATCCCAGTCGTTGATCGGCCTGTCGAAAATGTCGAGCATCGGCACGGCGCCGATGTAGGAGTAGGAGCGGGGGCGGAAGCGGAGCTGGTTCGAATGTGCCGACAGGCGGATGTCGACCGGCAGCACCCACAGCTTCTTGAGCAGCGACAGGACGCGCGTCTCGGCGGTGATCGGCAGCGAGACGATCAGCATGTCGATGCGCGCGATGCGGGCGAATTCGATCAGCTCCGCGACATTGCCGAGCTTCGGATATCCGGCCACGACAGGCGGCGAGCGCGAATCGTCACGATCATCGAAGATGCCGCAGATGCGGATGTCGTTATAGGGCTGCGCCTCGATCGAGCGGATGAGGGCTTCTGCGTTCTTGCCGCCGCCGACAATCACCGCGCGCCGCTCCATGCGTCCGTTGCGGGCCCAGCGGCGAATCTGCATCGCCATGATGAAGCGCAGGCCGAACATCAGCGTCAGGCCCGTGGCGTACCATGCGCCGAACCAGAGGCGCGAAAAGTCAGAGGAGACTTTGAACAGGAAGCCGGCGATAGCGAGCACAGCGAACGTGCCCGACCAGACGAGCAGGATCTTGCCGGCATTCGAGAGCGGACTACGCAGCGATGTGATCTGGTAGCAGTCGGTGAACTCGAGCAGGATCACCGTCAGGAGAGAGGCCGCAACCGCGATTGCCGGATAGTACCAGACCAGATGGGTGTTGTAGCCGATAAGCCAGCCGTGCAGCACCAGCCCGCTGAGCACCAGAAGCGCAAACTCGACGAGACGCAGCGTGCCGGTGACCATCACCGGCGACATCGTATCGCGCCGGTACTGGCTGGCGACCTGTTCGGCGAGTGAATTGAGGGGCTTCGACGGCGAGGCCGCGCCTTCGCCCTCATGGCTGCGCACCGCGTTCAGCGAGAAACGGTTTGTCGGATCGATCTCGTTCATGACGCCATGCCGCGGAAAACAATGCCGGTATATACCACCTCTCTGCTAAGAAAGGTTTATATCGTGCATTCGTGTTTGAGCGGCGCGGCAAGCGAGCCGCGGGCTAAGCCCTCGTCCGTCGTCAGCTTTCCAGCACGCGGAAATATTCGCGCTCAATGGCGCGGGCCATGACGTCGACGCCGAACTTGCCCTTGAGCGCATCCGTGGTCGGCATCAGGGCCTGCCAGGCGGGCGGATCGGCGACGAGGTTCTCCATCCGCGCGGCGATCTCGCTGGCATCCGGGCGGGCAAGGGCAGGGGAGCCGGCCGGAAAGATCTCCGGAATGCCGCCGACCGAGGTCGCGATCATCGGCAGCCCCGCCGCCAGCGCCTCCAGCACGATGTAGGGCATCGCTTCGGCCCGCGACGGCACGACGATGGCCCGGGCGAGCGCGAAGGCCTGCCGGGCGGGCATCGGTGGACGGAACGTCACGCGCCCACCAAGTCCGAGCCGCGTCACCTGCTCCCGGTATGCCGGCAGATCGTCGCCGTCCCCCACCATCACCGCGGTGAGTTCACGTCCGGTCGACTTTTCCGATCGTGCCAGCGCATCGATGAAGATGTCCGGACCTTTGAGGTCGCGCATCATGCCGATGTAGAGAAAGTGGGCAGCGCCGGACTCTGGCGTGACCGGAATGAACTCGGCCTCGCCGAGCCCGTTGTAGACGAGGCTCGACGGCGCGCGGGGCGGGCCGATCTTCTCGCGGAAGACGCGCTCTTCGTAGCCGGAGACGAAGAACAGATGATCGGTGAAGCGGTCCATCACGCGCTCGGCGGCGAAGATCAGTTTCCCCGTCATCGTATTGGCGTCGTAATGGAGGCTGCCGCCATGCGGCGAATAGAGGCGGGCTACGCGAGACCTGGATACCCGCAGAAGCGAGCCGAACAGGCGGGAATAGACGCCACCCTTGGCGCCGTGCCCGTGCAGGATGTCCGGCTGCAATTGCTTGATGAGACTGTAGGTTCTGTAGGCGGCGGTCACATCGCCCGGTCCGACATGGCGCTGCATCGGCGTTCGGTGCGCGCCCAGTGCCAGCGTGTCGGCGATCTGCTCGAACAGTCGGTCCTCGTAGTCGCCGCCGGTCGAGGAATCGCAGATGATACCGACGAGATGGCCTTCAGCCGACTGTGCCTGCGCGAGGTCGCGCACGTGGCGGAAGATACCGCCGACGGGCGATCGGAAGCAGTGCACGATGCGCAGATTTCTCCCCACCTCGACCACGGCCGCCGTCAGAACAGGCGTTCGCGGACGTAGATCGTGTCGCCCGGAAGCAGCGGGTCCGATGTATGCACTCGACCGGTCATGACCTTGCCGTTGACGGTACGGGTGATGTCGACAGTCGATTGGTTGCCGCGCGGCGAGAAGCCGCCGGCCACCGCGATCGCCTTCTGCACCGTCATGCCGGGCACGTAGGAATACTGGCCGGAAGCCCCGACCTCACCCATGACGAAGATCGGACGGTAGCGGTCGATCTCGACTGACACGTCGGGATCGCGCAGGTAGCCGTTGCGCAGCTTTGCTGCGATCAAGCCCTCGAGCTGCGCCGCCGACTGGCCGCGCGCGGGGACTGCGCCGACGAGCGGAAAAGCGATATAGCCGGCCTGGTCGACGCTGTAGGTGTTGGTGAGGCCTTCTTGTTCGAAGACCGTGACGCGGATCCTGTCCCCCGAGTCGAGCACATAGGGCGCCTGGAGTGATTTGCTGAACGCGGCGGGCGCGGGCCTGTAGCTGCTGCAGCCGGCGGCGAGCGCCACGGCGAGCAAGGCAAGAAGAGGCGGAGCGGGGCGTTTCATCTGCGGACACGAACCCTTTGCATGGACGGACCGGCGAACCGGCGCGATACCGGGACGTTATCCTCCCGTTAGGGTTAATGGCCGGTAAAGGGGAGGTATTGCCGCGGCGACCCCGCTTCGTTCCCGCCGCACGATTTCTTAACCCGACGGAAACCATAGACGTTTACTTTTCGCTATGTTTGGTTCGGAGTGACGCCATGTCGGGCAGTGCAGTCAGGGGCAGCGATGTCGATGTCGACCTCGGCACCCTCTTTGCCAGCATAGTCAGGGACTGGAAGCTGATCCTGGCGGTGACGATCGCGGTCACCGGCCTGGCCTTCCTCCTCGCCTGGCTGTCCACGCCGCACTATCGGGCTGAGACGCGTATCCTGATCGAGACGACCGAATCCGTCTTCACGCGCCCGACGCCAGCCGGCGAGAGCGACCGGCCCATCCTCGACGAGGAGGGCGTCACCAGCCAGGTCGAGGTGATCGCCTCCTCGGATCTGCTGAAGCAGGTCGCTGCCAAGCTGGAGCTCGGCAAGCTGAAGGAATTCGACGAGCAGGCGAATATGGGCCTGGTCGGCCGCCTGATGGTACTGGTCGGCCTCAAGAGCGATCCGGGCGGCATCGCGGCCGAGGATCGCGTGCTGAAGACAATGCGCGAAAAGCTGCGTGTCTACCGCGTCGAGCGCTCGCGCGTCATCGTGGTGGATTTCTCCTCCGAGGACCCGAAGCTCGCCGCTGCCGTGCCCAATGCGATCGCCGACGCCTATCTCGCCATGCAGCAGGAGGCGAAGCTCAAGTCGAACGCGTCTGCGACCGACTGGCTCGAACCCGAGATCGCGGACTTGCGCGAAAGGGTGAAGCAGGCCGAAACCAAGGTCGCGGAATTTCGCGCTCAATCCGACCTCTTGGTCGGGCAGAACAATTCGGCGCTCGCCACGCAGCAGTTGTCGGAGATGTCGACCGAACTCTCCCGTATCCGCGCCGCGCGCGCCACCGCGGAAGCGAATGCGCAGAGTCTGCGCGATGCGATCAACAGCGGCCGCTCGCTCGACACGATGCCGGACGTGATTTCCTCGCCGCTGATCCAGCGGTTGCGCGAGCGCCAGGTGCAGCTCAACACCGACATCGCAGACCTGTCGACGACGCTTCTCGGCAACCATCCGCGCATCAAGTCCCTGCGTTCGCAGCTTGCCGATCTCGACGGTCAGATCAAGAATGAGGCGCGCAACATCCTGCGGGGCCTGGAAACAGAGGCCGAGACCGCCAAGCTGCGCGAGGCTAAGCTGGTCGCGAACCTGAACAATGTGAAGGCCGAGTCCGCCCGGGTCGGCGACAAGGAGGTCGAGCTGCGCGCGCTCGAACGCGAGGCGGCGGCCCAGCGGGAACTGCTCGAATCCTATCTCACGCGTTACCGCGAGGCAGCGTCGCGCGGCGATCGCTCCTACCTGCCGGCGGATGCGCGTATCTTCTCGCGCGCGACCGTGCCGTTCGACCCTTATTTCCCGAAGATCGTGCCGATCGTCGGTGCGGCGTTCGTGGGCTCATTGCTTGTGATGGCCATCATCACCCTGCTGCGGGAACTCTTTTCCGGTCGCGCCATGCGTCCAGCCGCTGAAGGCAGGATAGAGCCGGTCGAGCATGTGTCCATGCCTGCAGCCACTGCGATCGAGCCCGAGGCGGCCGTGGTGCCCGAGCCGGCCGTCCAGCCCGCATCTCCGCCGGAGCCTCCGCCTGTGATTCCCGCGCCTGTGGTTGCCGAGAAGCCGGTTCCGGCGCGGGTGCGTATAGCGCCGAACGACAATCGCCTCAGCGTGTCGGCTGCGGCCGAGCGGCTGATCTCCAGCGGAGCCGTGCGTGCGATCTTCGTCTCGCCGGAGGGTGACGAAGGGGCGGCCAGTGCCGTGCTGGTGGCGCGCGAAGTGTCGGACTCCGGGCTGCGTGTCGCGCTGGTCGACCTCACGTCGTCCGGGGCCGCATCGATGCCGATGCTTGAAACGACGGCGGTGCCGGGCATCACGAACCTTCTCACCGCCGAATCGCAGTTCTCGCATGTCATCCACGCGGACATCTATTCCGACTGCCACGTCATCCCGGTCGGGACGGCCAATCCGGCGCGCGCGATGCGCGCCGCCGAGAGGCTGCCGATCATCCTCAATTCGCTGGGCTCCGCCTATGACCTCGTCGTGGTCGAATGCGGTCCCGCCGACGCCGCCGGCATCCGCAGGCTGGTGGGCGAGGGGACGCAGGTTTTCGTCAGCGCGCTCGAGCTGGGCGACAGCGCCGTCGATGCGACGGCGGCCGACCTCAGGTCCGGCGGCTATGGCGACATAGAGCTCGTAAAGCCCGAGGCGTTCGAGAACCCGACGCCCAACGTGCCGAACCGGTCGGCGGCCTGACGGATTTCACTCGTCTTCGGCGGGCTCTGCCTGTGCGGCCGTTTGCCGGCGCAGCCGCTTCACCAGCGTCCATGCCGTCCGGTTCTGCTTGATGGTGCGCTTCAACTTGGTGACACCCGCCAAGCCGGCGGCGAGGATATGGCCCTTCGCGGTCACGGGAACGGCAATGTCGATGTGGCGCGTTTCGATGTTGCACCAGAGCCTTTTGTAGGGCTCGTCCCCGACTGAGAAGTCGTAGATGTCGAAGCCCTGTTCGCAGGCTTCGCGGATGTTCTGGTAGAACAGGAATTCTCCCGGACTGACGACGGCCAACTCGTCCTCGGCAATTCCCCCGAATTCGCAGACAAGTCGATCGCCCGAACGGCTCGACCCGGTTATAGCCCGTAACGTCCCGCCGACCTCAAGCCCGTGCAGCACGAAGGGCGGCGGCGACATGGACAGTGCGTCTGCGAACAGCTTGCGGAAAAAGGCCTGCACGCCCGGTGGCGCGAAAACGTCGGCGATTCCCATCTTGCGGAAGCGTTTGGCCTTCATCTCGAAGAAGCGTTCCAGGAGCGTGTCGATCTCCTCGGGCGTGCTTGCTTCGATGCGGCGGAAGCCGCCCGCCGCTTCGAACTTGCGTGTCTGGGAGCGATGCTTCTTGCGCTTGCGTTTGCCGCTCGCGCGGTCGAGCAGCGCCTCGAACCCGCCATCGAGACAGACGGCGAGCGCGACATTGGGGCTTTCGCTGCTGGGCAGCGCGACAAGCGGAGACGTCAGGCCGCCGAGCTCTTTCAACGTCCGTTCGAGATAAAGGAGGTCCACATCGGGACGAATTGCCTTCACCGCTGCGGCCAGATGCGCACGGGTCAGGGTGCCCGCCCCTTCGTGGAAAGCGGGGAAATTGCCGGCGGCGTGGCTGCCTCCCATGAAGCGGGCGATCCGGAACGGACCTTTCTGCACCACTTCCAGCGGCAGCGTCACGATCGGACCTGTGTCGGGACCGGCCGAGACGATAAACGTGTCCTCGCCCGAGACCTCCGTCCACGCCGTGACCCAGTTTGTGGTCTGCGCCGGGGCTACAACCCGGCCGTCGACCAGCGCGGAATAGTCCGCGGGCGCGACAGTCGTCTTCCTGTCAGAGGTGTCCAGATCTTCGCTTTTTTTGCGTCCGGCTAATTTCATTTGCATGCGCGAGAATTGCGTCGACGCGTCAACCATACTTCAATCCTTGCCCGGTACGGTGCCTCGTCGCGTCTTCCGGCGCGATGAAACTACGCGGAAAAGGTGAATCAATGATCGACAGGGGGGAGTTGCTGCGAAAGCTCGCCCTCAACATGGCGAGATTCAGCGGTCTCGGCGCATTGGCTGCGCGGTTCACCGCGGGTTCCGGCGCGATCTTGATGTTGCACCGCGTCACGCGCGATCCAGCTTTGCCGTCGGGCATCAACCGGCATCTGGCGATCACGCCCGAATTCCTTGACGCGGTACTTTGCGAGATGAAGACGCTCGGCTTCCGCTTCGTGTCGATGGACGAGGTGCCGGACCTTCTGACCGCACCGGCCGGCTCGGAGCGCTTCATCGCCATCACCGCCGACGACGGCTACCGCGACAACGTGACCTGCGCTCTGCCTGTGCTCGAAAAGCACGGCGCGCCGATGACGATCTATGTCGCACCGGCCTTGATCGAAGGAACGATCGACCTCTGGTGGGACGTGCTGGAGGAGATCGTCTACCGTAGCGACAGGCTCTATATCGACACCGCCAAGGGGCGCATGGCCGTCGATGCGTCGACCCCTGTCGAAAAGGTCCGTGCCAATGTCGCGATCCACGACTACCTGACGACGGAGCTGCCGGAAGAGGAGCAGCGCCGCGTCATCCGCGCGCTCGCGGCCGCGAGCGGAGTAGACCATGCTCGACCTTCACGCGAGACGCTGATGACGTGGGACGAGGTGAGGCGCGCCTCCCGGCACCCGCTTCTGACCATTGGCGCCCACACCCTCCATCACTTCAATCTCAAGCGCCTGTCGGAAGAGCAGGTTCGCCGCGAGATGAGCGACGGCGTGAAATATCTCGAGATCGAGCTTGGCCAGACGCCGCGCCATCTCGCTTATCCCTATGGCTACGAGACCGCGGTGGGGGCGCGCGAAGCACGGATTGCGGCCGAACTCGGCTTCGCGACCGCCGTCACCACCCGGCACGGCGTGCTCTATCCCGCCCATGCCGGCCATCTCCACGCCCTGCCGCGCATTTCCATCAACGGTCGCTACCAGCAGGTCGGCCATATCAAGACCATGGTCAACGGCGTAACCACCCCCCTCGCCAACCGGGGCAGGACGTTCGTGAC
The Mesorhizobium australicum genome window above contains:
- a CDS encoding GumC family protein produces the protein MSGSAVRGSDVDVDLGTLFASIVRDWKLILAVTIAVTGLAFLLAWLSTPHYRAETRILIETTESVFTRPTPAGESDRPILDEEGVTSQVEVIASSDLLKQVAAKLELGKLKEFDEQANMGLVGRLMVLVGLKSDPGGIAAEDRVLKTMREKLRVYRVERSRVIVVDFSSEDPKLAAAVPNAIADAYLAMQQEAKLKSNASATDWLEPEIADLRERVKQAETKVAEFRAQSDLLVGQNNSALATQQLSEMSTELSRIRAARATAEANAQSLRDAINSGRSLDTMPDVISSPLIQRLRERQVQLNTDIADLSTTLLGNHPRIKSLRSQLADLDGQIKNEARNILRGLETEAETAKLREAKLVANLNNVKAESARVGDKEVELRALEREAAAQRELLESYLTRYREAASRGDRSYLPADARIFSRATVPFDPYFPKIVPIVGAAFVGSLLVMAIITLLRELFSGRAMRPAAEGRIEPVEHVSMPAATAIEPEAAVVPEPAVQPASPPEPPPVIPAPVVAEKPVPARVRIAPNDNRLSVSAAAERLISSGAVRAIFVSPEGDEGAASAVLVAREVSDSGLRVALVDLTSSGAASMPMLETTAVPGITNLLTAESQFSHVIHADIYSDCHVIPVGTANPARAMRAAERLPIILNSLGSAYDLVVVECGPADAAGIRRLVGEGTQVFVSALELGDSAVDATAADLRSGGYGDIELVKPEAFENPTPNVPNRSAA
- a CDS encoding polysaccharide deacetylase family protein, which gives rise to MIDRGELLRKLALNMARFSGLGALAARFTAGSGAILMLHRVTRDPALPSGINRHLAITPEFLDAVLCEMKTLGFRFVSMDEVPDLLTAPAGSERFIAITADDGYRDNVTCALPVLEKHGAPMTIYVAPALIEGTIDLWWDVLEEIVYRSDRLYIDTAKGRMAVDASTPVEKVRANVAIHDYLTTELPEEEQRRVIRALAAASGVDHARPSRETLMTWDEVRRASRHPLLTIGAHTLHHFNLKRLSEEQVRREMSDGVKYLEIELGQTPRHLAYPYGYETAVGAREARIAAELGFATAVTTRHGVLYPAHAGHLHALPRISINGRYQQVGHIKTMVNGVTTPLANRGRTFVTV
- a CDS encoding polysaccharide biosynthesis/export family protein; the encoded protein is MKRPAPPLLALLAVALAAGCSSYRPAPAAFSKSLQAPYVLDSGDRIRVTVFEQEGLTNTYSVDQAGYIAFPLVGAVPARGQSAAQLEGLIAAKLRNGYLRDPDVSVEIDRYRPIFVMGEVGASGQYSYVPGMTVQKAIAVAGGFSPRGNQSTVDITRTVNGKVMTGRVHTSDPLLPGDTIYVRERLF
- a CDS encoding glycosyltransferase family 4 protein, with protein sequence MGRNLRIVHCFRSPVGGIFRHVRDLAQAQSAEGHLVGIICDSSTGGDYEDRLFEQIADTLALGAHRTPMQRHVGPGDVTAAYRTYSLIKQLQPDILHGHGAKGGVYSRLFGSLLRVSRSRVARLYSPHGGSLHYDANTMTGKLIFAAERVMDRFTDHLFFVSGYEERVFREKIGPPRAPSSLVYNGLGEAEFIPVTPESGAAHFLYIGMMRDLKGPDIFIDALARSEKSTGRELTAVMVGDGDDLPAYREQVTRLGLGGRVTFRPPMPARQAFALARAIVVPSRAEAMPYIVLEALAAGLPMIATSVGGIPEIFPAGSPALARPDASEIAARMENLVADPPAWQALMPTTDALKGKFGVDVMARAIEREYFRVLES
- a CDS encoding undecaprenyl-phosphate glucose phosphotransferase; translation: MNEIDPTNRFSLNAVRSHEGEGAASPSKPLNSLAEQVASQYRRDTMSPVMVTGTLRLVEFALLVLSGLVLHGWLIGYNTHLVWYYPAIAVAASLLTVILLEFTDCYQITSLRSPLSNAGKILLVWSGTFAVLAIAGFLFKVSSDFSRLWFGAWYATGLTLMFGLRFIMAMQIRRWARNGRMERRAVIVGGGKNAEALIRSIEAQPYNDIRICGIFDDRDDSRSPPVVAGYPKLGNVAELIEFARIARIDMLIVSLPITAETRVLSLLKKLWVLPVDIRLSAHSNQLRFRPRSYSYIGAVPMLDIFDRPINDWDSVAKRAFDIVFSLLGIIVLSPIMLATAIAIKLDSKGPVLFKQKRHGFNNEVIEVYKFRSMYADRSDPSAKQAVTKGDPRVTRVGRVIRKTSIDELPQFFNALFGSLSLVGPRPHAVAAQTHNLLYNEVVDGYFARHRVKPGVTGWAQINGWRGEMDTDEKIKMRTEYDLYYIENWSLWFDLKILFLTPVRLLNTENAY
- a CDS encoding GNAT family N-acetyltransferase — translated: MKLAGRKKSEDLDTSDRKTTVAPADYSALVDGRVVAPAQTTNWVTAWTEVSGEDTFIVSAGPDTGPIVTLPLEVVQKGPFRIARFMGGSHAAGNFPAFHEGAGTLTRAHLAAAVKAIRPDVDLLYLERTLKELGGLTSPLVALPSSESPNVALAVCLDGGFEALLDRASGKRKRKKHRSQTRKFEAAGGFRRIEASTPEEIDTLLERFFEMKAKRFRKMGIADVFAPPGVQAFFRKLFADALSMSPPPFVLHGLEVGGTLRAITGSSRSGDRLVCEFGGIAEDELAVVSPGEFLFYQNIREACEQGFDIYDFSVGDEPYKRLWCNIETRHIDIAVPVTAKGHILAAGLAGVTKLKRTIKQNRTAWTLVKRLRRQTAAQAEPAEDE